Part of the Dryobates pubescens isolate bDryPub1 unplaced genomic scaffold, bDryPub1.pri scaffold_63_arrow_ctg1, whole genome shotgun sequence genome, CCGGCGGGAGCCCCGGGGAGAGTTCTCTTTTCTTTGTGAAGGGCCGGGCGCCCTGGAATGGGTTCGCCCCGAGAGAGGGGCCCGCGCCTTGGAAAGCGTCGCGGTTCCGGCGGCGTCCGGTGAGCTCTCGCTGGCCCGTGAAAATCCGGGGGAGAGGGTGTAAGTCTCGCGCCGGGCCGTACCCATATCCGCAGCAGGTCTCCAAGGTGAACAGCCTCTGGCATGTTGGAACAATGTAGGTAAGGGAAGTCGGCAAGCCGGATCCGTAACTTCGGGATAAGGATTGGCTCTAAGGGCTGGGTCGGTCGGGCTGGGGCGCGAAGCGGGGCTGGGCGCGCGCCGCGGCTGGACGAGGCGCCGCGCGCCGCCCGCCCGGCGGGCGCGCGGGCGGCGGCGACTCTGGACGCGCGCCGGGCCCTTCCCGTGGATCGCCCCAGCTGCGGCGGGCGCCGCCCGCCCCCCCCTCCGCCCG contains:
- the LOC128899776 gene encoding translation initiation factor IF-2-like; translation: MSTDVNRARDANLLSRLLGAGRGGAPARGPPRGHPPPPKPRADAAAARAANRAARRGNPPAPADRGPGGGGARLGRGAAAAGAPGGRAATGGGGGGRRPPQLGRSTGRARRASRVAAARAPAGRAARGASSSRGARPAPLRAPARPTQPLEPILIPKLRIRLADFPYLHCSNMPEAVHLGDLLRIWVRPGARLTPSPPDFHGPARAHRTPPEPRRFPRRGPLSRGEPIPGRPALHKEKRTLPGAPAGFSGIGCVTALGASRRPSPPLRIRGSEPDSLSIG